A single Crateriforma conspicua DNA region contains:
- a CDS encoding FecR domain-containing protein — translation MNRHDSSSPISYEDFLRAATMFQDGAMSPEELEQFDKSLQRSPELRRWFIEFQEQSATLAECFRGQAVHGIDRIDADADSLSSAPQRTKKVSDTGWDTPLGTPGSQRTLAWAAVAVALAACVLVAFLPGKSSRQIPEHDAVMTYAEQASWGGAADQWPVDGRYLTRSDSYRLDSGSIRLRLNSGAIVSVAAPASFRIVGPESIDLLAGKMTARTSGNRTDLVIRAGDLEIRDSETAFGVTATTDGDVDLAVFDGDVSVRVTDDVDPPSEQMVVEGSALASYRSAGRTTKIPYEPGKYQDIWPLALGIDEASSIVDFVPPGPDVSLSSLAHNHKMFLVPEKLNHHVSRPADLKLVLPGQTWPSSPTQKFRVTPKQSVSSYLLMYKPQTSNFGSRQTLSGSISFQHPILGIAVTGDQLRNSDQPFGIDDLDYKAFRGRHLEDVDTEFGSLPADSITISDDGRQLYFSLHVGALTDHLRVLVDDSESPASDAP, via the coding sequence ATGAACCGTCACGATTCATCATCACCGATATCCTATGAAGACTTTCTTCGTGCTGCGACGATGTTCCAAGACGGTGCGATGTCACCGGAGGAACTGGAACAGTTCGACAAGTCGTTGCAGCGGAGCCCGGAACTGCGACGCTGGTTCATCGAATTCCAAGAACAATCCGCCACCCTGGCCGAATGCTTCCGCGGCCAGGCTGTCCATGGCATCGATCGTATCGACGCAGACGCCGATTCGCTTTCTTCAGCACCGCAGCGAACCAAGAAAGTATCCGACACCGGATGGGACACACCACTGGGCACCCCGGGATCGCAACGAACACTCGCCTGGGCGGCGGTCGCGGTGGCCCTGGCCGCGTGTGTGTTGGTGGCGTTCTTGCCTGGCAAATCATCGCGGCAAATTCCCGAACACGATGCGGTGATGACCTATGCCGAACAAGCATCTTGGGGTGGTGCGGCAGACCAGTGGCCCGTCGACGGTCGTTATTTGACGCGTTCCGATTCGTACCGTCTGGACAGCGGATCGATCCGATTGCGTTTGAACTCCGGTGCAATCGTTTCAGTCGCCGCGCCGGCGTCGTTTCGCATCGTGGGACCGGAAAGTATCGACCTATTGGCCGGCAAGATGACCGCTCGCACGTCGGGTAACCGGACCGATCTGGTCATCCGTGCTGGCGACTTGGAAATCCGTGATTCGGAAACCGCCTTTGGTGTCACCGCGACGACCGATGGCGATGTCGATTTGGCCGTCTTCGATGGTGATGTCTCGGTGCGTGTGACTGACGACGTGGATCCGCCATCCGAACAGATGGTGGTCGAAGGCAGCGCATTGGCAAGCTATCGATCGGCCGGCCGAACGACGAAAATCCCTTATGAACCGGGCAAATACCAGGACATTTGGCCGTTGGCGCTGGGCATCGATGAGGCCTCGTCCATTGTCGACTTTGTGCCGCCTGGTCCCGACGTTTCGCTCAGTTCGCTGGCCCACAATCACAAGATGTTTTTGGTGCCCGAAAAGCTGAACCATCACGTCAGCCGTCCGGCCGATTTGAAATTGGTGCTGCCCGGCCAGACTTGGCCGTCCAGCCCCACGCAGAAGTTCCGGGTCACGCCCAAGCAATCCGTCAGCAGTTACCTGTTGATGTACAAGCCGCAAACCAGCAACTTTGGTTCGCGGCAAACGCTTTCGGGTTCGATCAGTTTCCAACACCCGATTCTGGGCATCGCGGTGACCGGCGATCAGTTGCGAAATAGCGATCAACCGTTTGGGATCGATGACCTGGATTACAAAGCCTTTCGCGGGCGACATCTGGAAGACGTCGACACGGAATTCGGCAGCCTGCCCGCCGACAGCATCACGATCAGCGATGACGGACGGCAACTGTATTTCAGCCTTCACGTCGGCGCGTTGACGGATCACTTGCGTGTGCTGGTGGACGATTCGGAATCGCCTGCATCCGACGCTCCTTAA
- a CDS encoding CoA-binding protein: MSDTAIQRFLMAGTFAVAGASTNREKYGNKVFRALLKAGRDVFPLNPAQDEIEGHRAYPKINALPVRPDALSIITPPPVTRLVVADAIAAGVRHIWMQPGAEDDQASQAARDAGLDVIDDGSCILVLLARAS, from the coding sequence ATGAGTGATACCGCGATCCAGCGATTCTTGATGGCCGGCACGTTTGCGGTCGCCGGTGCGTCGACGAACCGTGAAAAGTACGGCAACAAGGTTTTTCGCGCGTTGCTGAAGGCGGGCCGTGACGTCTTTCCGTTGAACCCCGCGCAGGACGAAATCGAAGGCCATCGGGCGTATCCGAAGATCAATGCTTTGCCCGTGCGGCCCGATGCCTTGTCGATCATCACGCCGCCGCCGGTGACGCGTCTGGTGGTGGCCGATGCGATTGCCGCCGGAGTCCGACACATCTGGATGCAGCCCGGCGCCGAAGATGACCAGGCCAGTCAAGCCGCACGCGATGCCGGATTGGACGTCATCGATGATGGCAGTTGCATCTTGGTGTTGTTGGCCCGCGCGTCTTGA
- a CDS encoding sigma-70 family RNA polymerase sigma factor has product MLTTEEITEIVLRQRLPLTAHIATVTRNFHLAEDVYQEVCVKAIGQVGKLESPQHLMNWFRVASRNRAIDVIRTREGRYVGLSDEAMSILESEWTETSLVPDNDRVDALSQCIESLSERSRQIVRMRYFENRSGKEIASFMDAKIASAYQAIARIHKALAECVRRRMEAETV; this is encoded by the coding sequence ATGTTAACCACCGAAGAAATCACCGAAATCGTCCTGCGCCAGCGACTGCCGCTGACCGCGCACATCGCCACGGTGACTCGTAATTTCCACTTGGCCGAAGACGTTTATCAGGAAGTCTGTGTCAAAGCCATCGGCCAAGTCGGCAAGTTGGAGTCCCCCCAACACCTGATGAACTGGTTTCGTGTGGCGTCGCGAAACCGAGCCATCGACGTCATTCGCACCCGCGAAGGCCGCTACGTTGGGTTGTCCGACGAAGCAATGTCGATCCTGGAATCCGAATGGACCGAAACGTCCCTGGTTCCAGACAACGACCGCGTCGACGCGTTGTCCCAGTGCATCGAATCGCTGTCCGAACGCAGTCGACAAATCGTCCGCATGCGGTATTTCGAGAACCGATCGGGCAAAGAAATCGCCAGTTTCATGGACGCAAAAATCGCGTCTGCTTACCAAGCGATCGCGCGTATCCACAAAGCCTTGGCGGAATGTGTCCGTCGTCGAATGGAGGCCGAAACGGTATGA